The following are encoded together in the Nocardioides sp. Arc9.136 genome:
- the lnt gene encoding apolipoprotein N-acyltransferase translates to MSRPGRWGGRRRAAEPPQAGARATSRRGDAAPFHRDAPLSEPVCVGVAAIGGALTAWASPPWSVPLLAPLGVALLFWACRGRGAGFGAAMGVVFGAACFGITLWWLAESIAPLAWVALAGLQAGWLGLAGAGISLVGRLPGAPLWVACVWTAAELARSTQPWGGVPWARLGYTAVDTPWQSALGVLGVSATGTLIALMGAVMSAGLAALVAAGRVRGNGGSNFSGGLRQQSWAWRQAGSPSSPLRRGLTAAAGIVALAGGGAATQPGGQAQAASELTVGIVQGGVPGSGTEVAAHHRAVTARHLAQTRDLMGAGANEKVSASALDLLVWPENATAVDPDRDHTARESLKLASRLAGAPLLAGSIVDGARADEALNQSIVWTSAGPTARYTKQHLVPFGEYVPLRSLASRVSARVAQIPRDMQPGPSPQPMSVGGTKIAVALCFDVAYDEVLRDQVARGAELAVVQTSNAMFLGTAQPEQQWAITRARAVEVGRTVIVASINGISGVIGSDGTVAEQLPTIGAHSAVVSVPATTRTTWAVRLGAWPSRLVLVAALVALLTASGRVWRQTGRLLSGRPPGPTPTRR, encoded by the coding sequence GTGTCCCGGCCGGGAAGGTGGGGCGGGAGACGACGCGCGGCCGAGCCGCCCCAAGCAGGGGCGAGGGCGACGTCGCGGCGCGGTGACGCTGCGCCCTTCCACCGCGACGCGCCGTTGTCCGAACCTGTCTGCGTCGGCGTCGCTGCGATCGGCGGCGCGCTGACCGCGTGGGCGTCCCCGCCGTGGTCAGTGCCCCTCCTGGCCCCCCTCGGCGTCGCCTTGTTGTTCTGGGCGTGCCGGGGCCGAGGGGCCGGGTTTGGCGCGGCGATGGGCGTGGTCTTCGGCGCGGCGTGTTTCGGGATCACGCTGTGGTGGCTGGCTGAGTCGATCGCTCCTCTGGCGTGGGTAGCGCTCGCTGGGTTGCAAGCCGGCTGGCTCGGGCTCGCCGGCGCGGGGATATCGCTCGTTGGGCGTCTGCCCGGAGCGCCGTTGTGGGTGGCGTGCGTGTGGACGGCGGCCGAGTTGGCACGGTCGACTCAACCGTGGGGCGGAGTGCCGTGGGCTCGGTTGGGTTACACGGCTGTTGACACGCCGTGGCAGTCGGCACTCGGCGTGCTTGGCGTGAGCGCCACCGGGACGCTGATCGCCCTGATGGGCGCCGTGATGTCGGCCGGCTTGGCCGCACTCGTCGCGGCGGGCCGCGTCCGCGGCAATGGGGGGTCGAACTTCTCCGGTGGGCTGCGTCAGCAGAGCTGGGCGTGGCGGCAGGCAGGCAGCCCGAGCTCCCCGCTGCGCCGCGGACTCACCGCAGCAGCGGGGATCGTCGCACTGGCCGGGGGTGGCGCGGCAACGCAGCCTGGCGGGCAGGCCCAGGCGGCCTCAGAGCTCACCGTGGGGATCGTGCAGGGCGGCGTGCCGGGCTCTGGCACCGAGGTGGCCGCACATCATCGGGCGGTCACGGCTCGCCACCTTGCGCAGACACGGGACCTGATGGGCGCCGGCGCCAACGAGAAGGTCTCGGCGTCCGCGCTCGACCTTCTGGTGTGGCCGGAGAACGCGACCGCAGTCGACCCTGACCGTGACCATACGGCGCGCGAAAGCCTCAAGCTCGCGTCCCGACTGGCCGGCGCACCGTTGCTGGCCGGGTCGATCGTCGATGGAGCCCGCGCCGATGAGGCGTTGAACCAGTCAATCGTATGGACGTCCGCCGGACCGACGGCGCGGTACACCAAGCAGCACCTGGTGCCGTTCGGGGAGTATGTGCCACTTCGGTCCCTGGCTAGCCGAGTTTCGGCGCGCGTGGCGCAGATCCCACGGGACATGCAACCGGGGCCGTCGCCGCAACCGATGTCAGTCGGCGGCACCAAGATCGCTGTTGCCTTGTGTTTCGACGTCGCCTACGACGAGGTGCTTCGTGACCAGGTGGCCCGCGGAGCTGAACTCGCGGTAGTGCAGACCAGCAACGCGATGTTCCTTGGCACTGCGCAACCGGAGCAGCAGTGGGCGATCACGCGCGCGCGGGCAGTGGAGGTGGGCCGCACGGTGATCGTGGCGTCCATCAACGGCATCTCTGGGGTCATCGGCTCCGATGGCACTGTGGCGGAGCAGTTGCCGACCATCGGCGCTCACAGTGCGGTGGTGAGCGTGCCGGCCACTACCCGAACTACCTGGGCGGTCCGGCTGGGTGCGTGGCCCTCGCGGCTCGTGCTCGTCGCCGCGCTCGTCGCGCTGCTGACGGCCTCAGGGCGGGTGTGGCGTCAGACAGGCAGGCTGCTCAGCGGCCGGCCTCCGGGCCCGACTCCTACCAGGCGCTGA
- a CDS encoding DUF3093 domain-containing protein: MTGDKRATRPYRERLRLPMRWWLVVWLMLASFWLALAVAVPPVVLWASTSALVAAIVGPLLGWGSAVVAVDAGVLRAGRARIDVDLLGVVTALDRDETRLLAGRDADPRAYLLLRPYLADAVRVGIADPRDPTPYWMISTRHPERLAAAITSRRSSS; this comes from the coding sequence GTGACCGGCGACAAGCGCGCAACGAGGCCCTACCGCGAGCGACTCCGCCTGCCGATGCGTTGGTGGTTGGTCGTGTGGCTGATGTTGGCGTCGTTCTGGCTCGCTCTAGCGGTGGCTGTTCCTCCGGTCGTGCTGTGGGCGTCGACCAGTGCGCTTGTCGCAGCGATCGTTGGGCCGCTCCTTGGGTGGGGTTCGGCTGTGGTCGCTGTAGACGCCGGTGTGTTGCGGGCCGGCCGAGCGCGCATCGACGTCGACCTGCTGGGCGTGGTCACGGCCCTGGATCGCGACGAAACGCGACTGCTGGCCGGGCGGGACGCCGACCCGCGCGCGTACCTGTTGCTGCGCCCGTACCTGGCTGACGCAGTCCGCGTCGGCATCGCGGATCCACGCGACCCCACCCCGTATTGGATGATCAGCACTCGTCACCCGGAGCGGCTCGCCGCGGCAATCACGTCTAGGCGGAGCAGCTCCTAG
- a CDS encoding helix-turn-helix transcriptional regulator: protein MAINELEEWPAESAGLLAAAALFHGFSDPSRLAILRHLALGEHRVTDLTAHVGLAQSTVSKHLSCLKECGLVTSRPQGRASIFSLTRPEALMEVWAAAEKLLDLTGDAVALCPNYGAETLKDER from the coding sequence ATGGCGATAAATGAGTTGGAGGAGTGGCCGGCTGAGTCCGCGGGTCTGTTGGCAGCCGCGGCCCTGTTCCACGGGTTCAGCGATCCGTCACGGCTGGCGATCCTGCGGCATCTTGCGCTGGGCGAGCACCGGGTGACCGACCTGACGGCCCACGTGGGCCTCGCGCAGTCGACGGTCTCCAAGCACCTGTCGTGCCTCAAGGAGTGCGGGCTGGTCACCTCCCGTCCGCAGGGGCGGGCCTCGATCTTCTCCCTGACACGCCCCGAGGCGCTGATGGAGGTCTGGGCGGCCGCGGAGAAGCTGCTGGATCTCACCGGGGACGCGGTCGCGCTGTGCCCCAACTACGGCGCCGAGACCCTCAAGGACGAGCGATGA
- a CDS encoding cation diffusion facilitator family transporter has protein sequence MSNPATTSTSASDTVEATPRAALSATERARLGRRAQLLAGAAVTYNVVEAVIAIAAGLAAGSVALVGFGLDSVVEVSSGLIILWQFRHALPESRERQALRAMAVSFFALAAYVTFESVRALATGSDPDTSTVGIALAAASLLVMPFLSVAQRRTGRALSSSTVVADSTQTLLCTYLSAVLLVGLVLNATLGWSWADPIAGLVIAVVALREGLEAWRGEACGCGPAGLGAASADGCGGGCGAGCQDECCQTTDIATAADRRALLPQAMPAGGRSDAGEDDGCGAGCGCAR, from the coding sequence ATGAGCAACCCGGCCACCACCAGCACTTCCGCGAGCGACACCGTTGAGGCGACGCCGCGGGCGGCGCTGTCCGCCACGGAGCGGGCACGTCTCGGCCGCCGCGCCCAGCTCCTCGCCGGCGCGGCGGTGACCTACAACGTCGTCGAGGCGGTCATCGCCATCGCCGCCGGACTGGCCGCCGGGTCGGTCGCCCTAGTTGGGTTCGGCCTGGACTCGGTGGTCGAGGTCTCCTCGGGCCTCATCATCTTGTGGCAGTTCCGGCATGCCTTGCCGGAGTCGCGCGAACGGCAGGCGCTACGCGCGATGGCGGTCTCTTTCTTCGCGCTGGCCGCCTACGTGACGTTCGAGTCGGTCCGCGCACTGGCGACCGGAAGCGACCCGGACACCTCCACGGTCGGCATCGCCTTGGCGGCCGCGTCCCTCCTCGTGATGCCGTTCCTCTCAGTCGCACAGCGCCGCACCGGACGAGCACTGTCGTCCTCGACCGTGGTGGCCGACTCAACCCAGACACTGCTGTGCACCTACCTGTCCGCGGTGCTGCTGGTGGGGCTGGTGCTGAACGCGACGCTGGGCTGGTCATGGGCCGACCCCATCGCGGGGCTGGTCATCGCTGTCGTCGCGCTTCGCGAGGGCCTCGAGGCCTGGCGTGGTGAGGCCTGCGGCTGCGGCCCCGCCGGCCTCGGCGCAGCAAGCGCGGACGGATGTGGTGGCGGGTGTGGTGCCGGCTGCCAGGACGAATGCTGTCAGACCACCGACATTGCCACTGCGGCAGACCGTCGGGCCCTCCTGCCGCAGGCGATGCCGGCTGGCGGTAGGTCGGATGCCGGAGAGGACGACGGCTGCGGTGCGGGATGCGGGTGCGCACGATGA
- a CDS encoding cation diffusion facilitator family transporter: MTGTGTDAQRRDANRPSAPSATGPAAGPVGGSARSQHGHSHAAADLIDHRGRLALVLGITVTVLVVEVVGAVISGSLALLADAAHMLTDVAGLTLGLIAAVLARRPATPARTWGYRRAEVLGAAAQAAVLLAVGIYVLVEGVQRLISPPEVTSGAMVVFGAVGLLGNLIGLALLATSRGDNLNMRAAFLEVVNDALGSVAVLVAAAVIATTGWLRADAIASLVIGVLIIPRTLRLLRETIDVLLESTPRDLDLTMVRSRLESFPHVQSVHDLHATQVATALPVFTAHVVVDDACFHDGHLAELLDDIQSCMADEFDVEHSTIQFEAASHAAHEPHTHA; encoded by the coding sequence ATGACCGGCACCGGCACCGATGCACAGCGCCGCGACGCCAACCGCCCGTCCGCCCCGTCGGCTACCGGGCCGGCGGCCGGTCCGGTAGGGGGGTCGGCGCGGTCTCAGCACGGGCATTCGCACGCCGCCGCTGACCTGATCGACCATCGCGGCCGGCTGGCCCTGGTCCTGGGGATCACGGTCACGGTGCTGGTCGTCGAGGTGGTCGGCGCGGTCATCTCGGGCAGCCTCGCGCTGCTCGCGGATGCCGCGCACATGCTTACCGACGTCGCCGGCCTCACTCTGGGACTCATCGCCGCGGTCCTGGCCCGCCGCCCGGCGACCCCCGCACGGACCTGGGGCTACCGGCGCGCCGAGGTGCTCGGCGCCGCCGCGCAGGCCGCGGTGCTGCTCGCGGTGGGCATCTACGTCCTGGTCGAGGGTGTGCAGCGGCTGATCTCCCCGCCCGAGGTCACCTCGGGCGCGATGGTCGTCTTCGGCGCCGTTGGCCTGCTCGGCAACCTGATCGGCCTGGCGCTGTTGGCCACCAGCCGCGGCGACAACCTGAACATGCGCGCTGCGTTCCTTGAGGTCGTCAACGACGCGCTCGGCTCCGTCGCGGTCCTGGTCGCGGCCGCCGTGATCGCCACCACCGGGTGGCTTCGCGCCGACGCGATCGCGTCGCTGGTCATAGGGGTGCTCATCATCCCCAGGACGCTGCGCCTGCTCCGGGAGACCATCGACGTGCTGCTGGAGTCGACCCCCCGCGATCTGGACCTGACCATGGTCCGGTCCCGGCTGGAGTCCTTCCCGCACGTGCAAAGCGTGCACGACCTGCACGCGACCCAGGTAGCGACCGCGCTGCCGGTCTTCACCGCGCACGTCGTCGTCGACGACGCCTGCTTCCACGACGGGCACCTCGCCGAGCTGCTCGACGACATCCAGTCGTGCATGGCCGACGAGTTCGACGTCGAGCACTCCACGATCCAGTTCGAGGCCGCCTCGCACGCTGCGCACGAGCCCCACACCCACGCCTGA
- a CDS encoding isoprenylcysteine carboxylmethyltransferase family protein — translation MSEQSLWPATALVIYGAYLTLAFLARTFLQYRATGDGGFRGISGRPGSVEWFAGVGFVVALVAGVAGPVAALFGLGPVAALEQRWVAVTGTVVAVAGVVATLLVQGQMGASWRIGVDASEQTALVTSGAFAYVRNPIFTAMAATGAGLAAMTPNAVSLTGFVLLLVALELQVRVVEEPYLLATHTTVPAGRTGSATGSPTGSVEEASSSYATYAARVGRFVPGIGRIGRTSDTGAVGPRATA, via the coding sequence ATGTCCGAGCAGTCCCTGTGGCCGGCCACCGCCCTGGTCATCTACGGCGCCTACCTCACCCTCGCGTTCCTGGCGCGAACCTTCCTGCAGTATCGCGCGACCGGTGACGGCGGCTTCCGCGGCATCTCCGGGCGCCCCGGCAGCGTGGAGTGGTTCGCCGGGGTCGGGTTCGTGGTCGCGCTGGTCGCCGGGGTCGCCGGTCCCGTGGCAGCCCTCTTCGGCCTGGGCCCGGTCGCGGCGCTGGAACAACGCTGGGTCGCGGTGACCGGGACTGTCGTCGCGGTCGCCGGGGTGGTCGCCACGCTGCTGGTGCAGGGCCAGATGGGCGCGAGCTGGCGCATCGGCGTCGATGCCTCCGAGCAGACCGCGCTGGTGACCTCCGGCGCGTTCGCTTACGTGCGCAACCCGATCTTCACCGCGATGGCCGCCACCGGCGCCGGCCTCGCGGCAATGACCCCGAACGCGGTGTCCCTGACCGGGTTCGTGCTCCTGCTCGTCGCCCTCGAGCTGCAGGTCCGCGTCGTCGAGGAGCCCTACCTGCTCGCCACCCACACGACAGTCCCCGCCGGCCGCACCGGAAGCGCGACCGGGAGCCCGACCGGGAGCGTGGAGGAGGCGTCCTCGAGCTACGCGACGTACGCCGCCCGGGTTGGCCGGTTCGTGCCCGGCATCGGGCGTATCGGGCGCACGTCGGACACGGGGGCCGTCGGGCCGCGCGCAACCGCCTGA
- a CDS encoding TlpA disulfide reductase family protein, whose translation MNPSEPHAQPTATRQRRGLRRLVIAAGSVLIVVAALLALDRVLGTGAPLDTAGDGDVTGTAGGPSLGWRAPAEPVEFVAPPGDPLNKPAGSEVSGAAGSPGGRPLLVNFWASWCVPCREEMPLLTGIAGRGDVAVIGVSVDWFAKYAREFIADYEVTYPNWSDPETAYMRSLAPAVSPNGIPSTVLVEDGEVVAAYIGPLESAADVSPTRLAELLAQHPQ comes from the coding sequence CCAGTGAGCCGCACGCGCAGCCCACCGCGACGCGCCAGCGACGAGGGCTGCGGCGCCTGGTCATCGCCGCCGGCAGTGTCCTTATTGTCGTGGCGGCGCTCCTGGCGCTGGACCGGGTGTTGGGCACGGGCGCGCCGCTCGACACCGCCGGCGACGGGGACGTAACCGGGACGGCGGGCGGGCCGTCGTTGGGGTGGCGTGCCCCGGCTGAGCCGGTCGAGTTCGTCGCGCCGCCCGGCGACCCTTTGAACAAGCCTGCCGGAAGCGAAGTCAGCGGCGCAGCCGGGTCGCCTGGGGGCCGGCCGCTGCTGGTGAACTTCTGGGCCAGCTGGTGTGTCCCGTGCCGGGAGGAGATGCCGCTGTTGACCGGCATCGCCGGCCGCGGGGACGTCGCGGTGATCGGTGTCTCGGTCGACTGGTTCGCCAAGTACGCCCGCGAGTTCATCGCCGATTACGAGGTGACCTACCCGAACTGGTCGGACCCGGAGACGGCGTACATGCGCTCCCTGGCGCCCGCGGTGAGCCCGAACGGGATCCCGTCGACGGTGCTGGTCGAGGATGGTGAGGTGGTCGCCGCGTACATCGGCCCGTTGGAGTCGGCGGCCGACGTCAGCCCGACCAGGCTCGCCGAGCTCCTCGCCCAGCATCCCCAGTAG